In Mytilus edulis chromosome 13, xbMytEdul2.2, whole genome shotgun sequence, a single window of DNA contains:
- the LOC139500459 gene encoding uncharacterized protein, whose amino-acid sequence MPTYGKLDSFDESEDWTQYVERMEHYFNANEIDEEDQKRDIVLSVCGKNTYKLIRDLLAPAKPGTKSLADLTKLVKDHRDPVPSAEPNLTFDKALEIATAMETAEKNAQDIQASGTIGTFQKQINKVSKSYTRNNSGNSKQGDCYRCGGNHLAAECRFKDAKCHSCKKKGHIAKKCRSKSDNGKLSENHREFKSRFKPRAHFMEQDETSESESENEVYSVFHFGNKSNEAYKVQINVNECEIAMEIDTGASVSIISEDTYKE is encoded by the coding sequence ATGCCGACTTACGGGAAATTAGACTCCTTTGATGAATCCGAAGATTGGACACAATATGTAGAACGTATGGAACATTATTTTAATGCTAATGAGATAGACGAAGAAGACCAGAAAAGGGATATTGTCTTAAGTGTATGTGGGAAGAATACCTACAAATTGATAAGGGATTTATTGGCACCAGCCAAACCAGGAACGAAATCATTGGCCGATTTAACAAAACTAGTGAAAGACCACCGAGATCCAGTACCATCAGCAGAGCCGAATTTAACATTTGATAAGGCATTGGAAATTGCTACCGCTATGGAGACTGCAGAGAAGAATGCACAGGACATCCAAGCGAGTGGGACAATTGGAACATTTCAGAAACAAATCAATAAAGTTTCAAAATCATATACAAGAAACAACTCTGGAAATTCGAAACAAGGAGATTGTTACCGGTGTGGAGGAAATCACTTAGCCGCTGAATGCAGGTTTAAGGATGCAAAATGCCACAGCTGTAAAAAGAAAGGACATATCGCAAAGAAATGCCgtagcaaatctgacaatgggaAGTTAAGTGAAAATCACAGAGAGTTTAAATCACGTTTTAAACCACGTGCTCATTTCATGGAGCAGGATGAAACTAGcgaaagtgaaagtgaaaatgaagTTTACTCAGTTTTTCATTTTGGAAATAAATCTAATGAGGCATATAAAGTGCAAATCAATGTGAATGAATGTGAAATAGCCATGGAAATAGATACCGGAGCGTCAGTTTCTATCATTAGCGAGGATACTTACAAAGAATAG